The proteins below are encoded in one region of Haladaptatus sp. R4:
- a CDS encoding YigZ family protein has protein sequence MAGTTYRTVAGRGESAFEVRGSEFIGYVAPVDSVESAESFIEEIGELHADATHNVPAYRVQGGNDSGDGSDDLGGFVREWSSDDGEPTSSAGKPALNVLHQRDIENVVAVVTRYYGGTNLGVGGLVRAYSRAVKEAVDDAGVIEERPHRRLDISVEYDDSGTVRGILESEGVEFDAEYDESVGFSVRVPVEESDALCDRLRSATSGRADIRPDT, from the coding sequence ATGGCTGGCACGACGTACCGGACCGTGGCGGGTCGAGGGGAGTCGGCGTTCGAAGTCCGTGGCTCGGAGTTCATCGGCTACGTGGCACCCGTGGACAGCGTCGAATCGGCCGAATCGTTCATCGAGGAAATCGGGGAACTACACGCCGACGCGACCCACAACGTGCCAGCGTACCGCGTTCAAGGTGGGAACGATTCCGGCGACGGATCGGACGACCTCGGCGGGTTCGTTCGGGAATGGTCGAGTGACGACGGCGAACCGACCAGCAGTGCGGGGAAACCCGCCTTGAACGTCCTCCACCAGCGTGATATCGAGAACGTGGTCGCCGTCGTCACGCGCTACTACGGCGGGACGAACCTCGGCGTCGGCGGCCTCGTTCGAGCCTACTCCCGCGCCGTCAAAGAAGCGGTGGACGATGCCGGAGTCATCGAGGAACGCCCACATCGCCGTCTCGATATCTCGGTCGAGTACGACGATTCGGGTACCGTCCGCGGTATTTTGGAGAGCGAAGGCGTCGAATTCGACGCCGAGTACGACGAATCCGTCGGGTTTTCCGTTCGAGTTCCGGTCGAGGAGAGCGACGCGCTGTGTGACCGACTGCGAAGCGCGACGAGCGGCCGGGCCGACATTCGACCCGACACCTGA
- a CDS encoding trans-aconitate 2-methyltransferase translates to MNQPDEGTENEWDTTDYDEGHSFVFEYGEGVVDLLEPKTGERVLDLGCGTGHLADRIAGSGADVVGLDSSAEMISEARESYPECRFVHGDARDFSFSKPFDAVFSNAALHWVSEQDAVLDSITDALRPDGRFVAEFGGTGNVATILDAVRDVAADRGYDIENPWYFPSVGEYTAKLEAHGFEVRYATLFDRPTELDGGPDGLSSWLGMFGDGLLAPIPDGEQRAVVSAVEDSLRDDLFEDGTWTADYRRLRVIAVNEAE, encoded by the coding sequence ATGAATCAACCGGACGAAGGCACGGAAAACGAGTGGGACACGACCGATTACGACGAGGGGCACTCCTTCGTCTTCGAGTACGGAGAGGGCGTCGTCGATCTCCTCGAACCGAAGACCGGCGAGCGCGTCCTCGATCTCGGATGCGGGACCGGCCATCTGGCCGACCGAATCGCCGGTTCCGGGGCGGACGTCGTCGGTCTCGATTCCTCCGCGGAGATGATATCGGAGGCACGCGAGAGCTATCCGGAGTGTCGGTTCGTCCACGGGGATGCACGCGATTTCTCGTTCTCGAAGCCGTTCGACGCCGTGTTCTCGAACGCGGCGCTCCACTGGGTCTCCGAGCAGGACGCCGTCCTCGACTCCATCACCGACGCGCTCCGACCCGACGGTCGGTTCGTCGCCGAATTCGGTGGAACCGGGAACGTCGCTACCATCCTCGATGCAGTACGGGACGTCGCGGCCGACCGTGGCTACGATATCGAGAACCCGTGGTACTTCCCGAGCGTCGGCGAATACACCGCGAAACTCGAAGCACACGGCTTCGAGGTGCGCTACGCGACCCTGTTCGACCGCCCGACGGAACTCGACGGCGGCCCGGACGGACTGTCGTCGTGGCTCGGGATGTTCGGCGACGGACTCTTGGCCCCGATTCCTGACGGCGAGCAACGAGCGGTCGTTTCCGCCGTTGAGGATAGTCTCCGCGATGACCTATTCGAGGACGGGACGTGGACCGCGGATTATCGCCGACTTCGCGTCATCGCCGTCAACGAAGCCGAGTGA
- a CDS encoding ACT domain-containing protein has product MFDRIMQKFEGSPSQQQVIRLLLERGFSVSDEGRVVSGSIEIPNTQIAREIGVDRRVVDSTTDAILKDEEMRRIFQNISSIPSLMDLAPVLDLSVLTIDVRNADEPGIVATVTSLLADNDISIRQTISEDPEFTDDPRLYLVTDEDVPGDVLNQLKNLEFVHQIQLS; this is encoded by the coding sequence ATGTTCGACAGAATCATGCAGAAGTTCGAGGGCAGTCCGAGCCAGCAACAGGTCATTCGGCTTCTCCTCGAACGCGGGTTCTCGGTCAGCGACGAGGGACGGGTGGTTTCGGGCAGTATCGAGATTCCGAACACGCAGATAGCGCGCGAAATCGGGGTGGACCGTCGCGTCGTCGATTCGACAACGGACGCGATTCTCAAGGACGAGGAAATGCGCCGTATCTTCCAGAACATCTCCTCGATTCCAAGCCTGATGGATTTGGCACCGGTGCTCGATCTATCGGTGTTGACCATCGACGTGCGGAACGCCGACGAACCGGGCATCGTTGCGACTGTCACCTCCTTGCTGGCGGATAACGATATCTCCATCCGCCAGACGATCAGCGAGGACCCGGAGTTCACCGACGACCCGCGCCTCTACCTCGTCACGGACGAGGACGTACCGGGGGACGTGCTCAACCAATTGAAGAACTTGGAGTTCGTACACCAGATCCAACTGAGCTGA
- a CDS encoding putative glycolipid-binding domain-containing protein gives MQRNVVWESEDGVSTEHLSVEFDDAVGADGVVVGIREQKPFRIRYRVDCDGTGTVRRVEIDPLGTGSGIELEHDGDGNWTKDGTRAPELAGCRDVDISVTPFTNTIPIRRLDLDSGESETISVVYLDVPAMTATQVEQRYTGLESLGSSGGVFRYESLESGFTADLPVDSDGVVVDYPGVFGRVSP, from the coding sequence ATGCAACGGAACGTGGTCTGGGAGTCGGAAGACGGGGTCAGTACGGAACACCTCTCCGTCGAATTCGACGACGCCGTCGGCGCGGACGGAGTCGTCGTGGGAATCAGGGAGCAGAAACCGTTCCGGATTCGCTATCGTGTGGACTGCGACGGGACCGGAACGGTTCGGCGGGTAGAAATCGACCCGCTCGGGACGGGGTCGGGGATCGAACTGGAACACGACGGGGACGGAAACTGGACGAAGGACGGCACTCGGGCACCGGAACTCGCGGGATGCCGCGACGTGGACATTTCGGTTACGCCGTTCACGAACACGATTCCGATTCGGCGACTCGATTTGGATTCCGGAGAGTCCGAGACGATTTCCGTCGTCTATCTCGACGTGCCAGCGATGACGGCGACACAGGTCGAACAGCGATACACCGGTTTGGAGTCGCTCGGTTCGTCAGGTGGCGTGTTTCGCTACGAGAGTCTGGAAAGCGGCTTCACCGCCGACCTGCCCGTCGATTCCGACGGAGTAGTGGTGGACTATCCGGGCGTGTTCGGGCGGGTGTCCCCGTAG
- the hisB gene encoding imidazoleglycerol-phosphate dehydratase HisB: protein MSDRTAAVTRETAETTIEITLDVDGDGDSTVETGIGFFDHMLDSFARHGLFDLTVRADGDLHIDDHHSVEDVAITLGEAFDEALGDRRAIRRFADRKVPLDEAVGDIVVDVSGRPLFRFDGEFSQERVGDMTSHMAKHFLRSLAMNAGLTLHAGVYGENAHHEIEALFKATARALDDATQIDDRRSDVASTKESL from the coding sequence ATGAGCGACCGAACCGCCGCCGTGACCCGTGAGACGGCGGAAACGACCATCGAAATCACGCTCGACGTGGACGGCGACGGCGACTCCACCGTCGAGACGGGAATCGGCTTCTTCGACCACATGCTCGATAGCTTCGCCCGCCACGGCCTGTTCGACCTGACGGTTCGCGCCGACGGCGACCTCCACATCGACGATCATCACTCCGTCGAGGACGTGGCCATCACCCTCGGCGAGGCGTTCGACGAGGCGCTCGGCGACAGGCGAGCGATCCGGCGATTCGCCGACCGGAAGGTTCCGTTGGACGAGGCAGTCGGCGACATCGTCGTGGACGTGAGCGGACGTCCCCTCTTCCGATTCGACGGGGAGTTCTCACAGGAGCGCGTCGGCGACATGACCAGCCACATGGCGAAACACTTCCTCCGCTCGCTGGCGATGAACGCCGGGCTAACGCTCCACGCGGGCGTCTACGGCGAGAACGCCCACCACGAGATAGAGGCCCTGTTCAAGGCCACCGCGCGAGCGCTGGACGACGCGACACAGATCGACGACCGGCGGAGCGACGTGGCGAGCACGAAGGAAAGTCTGTAG
- the hisA gene encoding 1-(5-phosphoribosyl)-5-[(5-phosphoribosylamino)methylideneamino]imidazole-4-carboxamide isomerase, with protein MFPTFEVIPAVDMQDGEVVQLVQGEKGTETTYGDPVDAAQKWIEGGAETLHLVDLDGAFEGERKNATAVDAILDAVDVEVQLGGGIRTVTDAIDLLSRGVDRVILGTAAIENPDIVAEISESFPGSVMVSLDAKDGEVLVSGWTESTGLDPAEAATRYEDLGAGAILFTDVDVEGQMKGVQTDPVRQVAESVEIPVVASGGVASVDDVRTLRDVGASAVVVGSALYRGEFSLSDAKRALD; from the coding sequence ATGTTCCCGACGTTCGAAGTCATCCCTGCCGTCGATATGCAGGATGGAGAAGTGGTACAACTCGTTCAGGGCGAAAAAGGCACGGAGACGACCTACGGCGACCCCGTTGACGCCGCACAGAAGTGGATCGAAGGCGGTGCGGAAACGCTCCACCTCGTCGACCTGGACGGCGCGTTCGAGGGCGAGCGCAAGAACGCCACCGCGGTCGATGCGATTTTGGACGCCGTCGACGTCGAGGTCCAACTCGGCGGCGGTATCCGAACGGTGACCGACGCCATCGACCTCCTCTCGCGCGGCGTTGATCGCGTCATCCTCGGCACCGCCGCAATCGAAAACCCGGATATCGTCGCGGAGATCAGCGAATCGTTCCCCGGTTCCGTGATGGTGAGCCTCGACGCGAAGGACGGTGAAGTCCTCGTCTCCGGGTGGACGGAATCGACGGGGCTCGACCCGGCGGAGGCGGCGACGCGATACGAAGACCTCGGCGCTGGTGCGATTCTGTTTACCGATGTCGACGTCGAAGGACAAATGAAGGGCGTCCAGACCGATCCCGTTCGGCAGGTCGCCGAGTCGGTCGAGATTCCAGTCGTCGCAAGCGGTGGGGTCGCGTCCGTGGACGACGTTCGAACGCTTCGGGATGTGGGAGCGAGCGCTGTCGTCGTCGGAAGCGCTCTCTATCGAGGAGAGTTCTCACTATCGGACGCGAAGCGTGCGCTCGACTAA
- a CDS encoding inorganic phosphate transporter: MVEILLLVGLAVAAFVGFNIGGSSTGVAFGPAVGSKTVSKLGAATLMTAFAVLGGWTVGRNVIKTMSSDIVDLRFTIVASVGVLFFVGLALLISNLFGVPASTSMTAVGAIAGLGAATGTLNQGVMFRIVSAWLLAPITAFWICAVIGRYLYPYLDVWFKLEQSEEPLFEFNRVGSVPYPTVSSNATTKEVMVTILVVGIGCYMAFSAGASNVANAVAPLVGSGDITGSQGVLLAGAAIALGAFTIARRTLDTVGNDLTDLPLLAALIVEIVSASLITFLSAIGIPASLAVSATMCIVGLGWGRATRTVRISDAATAAVRGDDGEKRKEMTVNVLPEEQKEVAKIGEEEPETLKARDLFDPSTTGRVIVLWILTPSISAVASYLLFVIVPLSPS; this comes from the coding sequence ATGGTCGAAATTCTGCTACTCGTCGGTCTTGCCGTCGCGGCGTTTGTTGGATTTAATATCGGTGGTTCTTCGACCGGTGTGGCGTTCGGCCCTGCGGTGGGGAGCAAGACCGTCTCGAAACTCGGTGCAGCCACGTTGATGACGGCGTTCGCGGTGCTCGGTGGCTGGACAGTCGGACGAAACGTTATCAAAACGATGAGCAGCGATATCGTCGATTTACGGTTCACAATCGTTGCCAGCGTCGGCGTCCTCTTCTTCGTCGGATTGGCCCTCCTCATCTCGAACCTCTTCGGCGTCCCTGCGTCCACTTCGATGACGGCCGTCGGAGCTATCGCAGGGCTCGGAGCGGCGACCGGAACCCTCAACCAGGGGGTTATGTTCCGAATCGTCTCGGCATGGCTTCTCGCACCGATTACGGCCTTCTGGATCTGTGCCGTCATCGGTCGCTATCTGTATCCGTACCTCGACGTGTGGTTCAAACTCGAACAGTCGGAGGAGCCGTTGTTCGAGTTCAACCGCGTCGGCTCGGTACCGTATCCGACGGTCTCCTCGAACGCGACGACGAAGGAGGTCATGGTGACGATCCTCGTCGTCGGCATCGGCTGTTACATGGCGTTCTCGGCGGGCGCATCGAACGTCGCCAACGCGGTCGCACCGCTCGTCGGAAGCGGCGACATCACCGGGAGTCAAGGCGTCCTGCTCGCGGGTGCTGCAATCGCACTCGGTGCGTTCACTATCGCACGGAGAACGCTCGATACGGTCGGGAACGACCTGACCGACCTGCCCCTGCTGGCGGCACTCATCGTCGAAATCGTCAGCGCGAGTCTCATCACGTTCCTCTCGGCGATCGGTATTCCCGCCAGCCTCGCAGTGAGCGCCACGATGTGTATCGTCGGGCTCGGCTGGGGACGAGCGACGCGGACGGTGCGAATCTCCGATGCGGCTACCGCCGCAGTGCGGGGCGACGACGGGGAGAAACGCAAGGAGATGACGGTCAACGTGCTTCCCGAAGAACAGAAGGAAGTGGCGAAGATAGGCGAAGAGGAGCCGGAGACGTTGAAGGCGCGGGACTTGTTCGATCCATCGACGACCGGCCGCGTCATCGTCCTCTGGATTTTGACGCCGTCCATCTCGGCCGTCGCGTCGTATCTCCTGTTCGTTATCGTTCCCCTCTCGCCGAGCTGA
- the fer gene encoding ferredoxin Fer, with product MPTVEYLNYEVLDDQGWDINDDDLFEKAAGEGFDEEDYGSLEVNQGEYILESAEAQGYDWPFSCRAGACANCAAIIKEGEIDMDMQQILSDEEVEDKNVRLTCIGSPATDEVKIVYNAKHLDYLQNRVI from the coding sequence ATGCCTACCGTAGAATACCTCAACTACGAAGTGCTGGATGATCAGGGCTGGGATATCAACGACGACGATCTCTTCGAGAAGGCCGCTGGCGAAGGCTTCGACGAAGAAGATTACGGCTCCCTCGAAGTTAACCAGGGCGAATACATCCTCGAATCCGCCGAGGCACAGGGCTACGACTGGCCCTTCTCGTGCCGCGCCGGTGCCTGTGCGAACTGCGCGGCCATCATCAAAGAGGGCGAGATCGACATGGACATGCAGCAGATCCTCAGCGACGAGGAAGTCGAAGACAAGAACGTTCGCCTGACCTGCATCGGTAGCCCGGCGACGGACGAGGTCAAGATCGTCTACAACGCAAAGCACCTCGACTACCTGCAGAACCGCGTCATATAA
- a CDS encoding DUF3238 domain-containing protein, with the protein MSTGDVSLVKIRGAAFIPSTWLSRPSAGDGMLEFKGDDREFTPHAVNTGRCRIEQEAVVDFTNGTLLSFADAGQSVERITYPDGTEDRRSGKASAGGIFCTDPQWHDDYVEFDMHASASNPLRAHADPVDYHLEAVVWNDGAVYVHGHHDGFPCFEFYVQTDFGEFRPLYRHDYRETGDEPLALAGPMEYEFERSL; encoded by the coding sequence ATGAGTACAGGGGACGTCTCCCTCGTAAAAATACGGGGCGCTGCTTTCATCCCATCCACCTGGCTTTCACGCCCGAGCGCGGGCGACGGGATGCTCGAATTCAAAGGTGACGACCGTGAATTCACGCCACACGCCGTCAACACCGGTCGGTGCCGCATCGAACAGGAAGCGGTGGTCGATTTCACAAACGGAACGCTCCTCTCGTTCGCCGACGCCGGACAGTCGGTAGAGCGCATCACCTACCCTGACGGAACCGAAGACCGACGAAGCGGGAAAGCGTCGGCGGGAGGAATCTTCTGCACCGACCCGCAGTGGCACGACGATTACGTCGAGTTCGACATGCACGCGAGCGCGAGTAACCCACTCCGTGCACACGCCGACCCGGTCGATTACCACCTCGAAGCCGTCGTATGGAACGACGGAGCCGTGTACGTTCACGGACATCACGACGGCTTCCCGTGCTTCGAGTTCTACGTCCAGACCGACTTCGGCGAGTTCCGACCGCTCTACCGCCACGACTATCGGGAGACGGGCGATGAACCCCTCGCGCTGGCTGGACCGATGGAGTACGAGTTCGAACGCAGTCTGTGA
- a CDS encoding prepilin peptidase: protein MHTSIPDLLRLLAVPVFGWAAWRDVKTRRVPNKTWYPLAALAVVLLVWDGVTAMGSSPFQRKLFLFHVAVSLGFVAPLVVAFWWFRAFGGADMKAFLVVAALFPSYPTYYLGSQTYPVQGTVLGVFSLTILTNTVLLGALYPAALFVTNFATGRLSSVMFVGRVVDWGEIPTAHGRLLETPDGVTRNGVDLDAIRMYLRWRGATLADLRNGANDLRDPASLPAESNPPTDGMVTDGGTVIEREPTIESEGYEDPWGAAHFLDSIDHGAYGATPKKLRDGLEVLVTKDEMWVSPGIPFIVPLFVGLVVALGYGDILSGALAVLGLATI from the coding sequence GTGCACACTTCGATTCCCGACCTCCTCCGACTGCTCGCCGTCCCTGTCTTCGGATGGGCCGCGTGGCGTGACGTGAAGACGCGGCGGGTGCCCAACAAGACGTGGTATCCGCTCGCGGCGCTCGCCGTCGTGTTGCTCGTCTGGGACGGGGTGACCGCGATGGGTTCGTCGCCGTTCCAACGAAAACTGTTCCTCTTTCACGTCGCGGTGAGTCTCGGGTTCGTCGCGCCGCTCGTCGTCGCTTTCTGGTGGTTCCGAGCCTTCGGCGGCGCGGACATGAAGGCGTTTCTCGTGGTCGCCGCCCTGTTTCCGTCCTATCCGACGTACTACCTCGGCAGTCAAACGTATCCCGTACAAGGAACCGTCCTCGGGGTGTTCTCGCTGACGATCCTGACGAATACGGTGTTGCTCGGGGCGCTGTATCCCGCCGCGCTGTTCGTCACGAACTTCGCCACCGGACGGCTTTCGTCGGTGATGTTCGTCGGGCGAGTCGTGGATTGGGGCGAAATCCCGACGGCCCACGGCCGACTGCTGGAGACCCCGGACGGAGTGACCCGTAACGGCGTGGATTTGGACGCGATTCGGATGTATCTGCGGTGGCGCGGGGCGACACTGGCCGACCTCAGGAACGGAGCGAACGACCTGCGTGACCCGGCAAGCCTGCCCGCGGAATCGAACCCGCCAACTGACGGTATGGTGACCGACGGCGGGACGGTGATCGAACGCGAACCGACGATAGAATCGGAGGGCTACGAGGACCCGTGGGGTGCCGCCCACTTCCTCGACAGCATCGACCACGGAGCCTACGGGGCGACGCCGAAAAAGCTCCGCGACGGGTTGGAGGTGCTGGTGACGAAGGACGAGATGTGGGTGTCGCCGGGGATTCCGTTCATCGTCCCGCTGTTCGTCGGACTCGTCGTCGCGTTGGGTTACGGCGACATCCTGTCGGGTGCGCTGGCCGTCCTCGGACTGGCGACCATCTGA
- a CDS encoding universal stress protein: MGGTSEYRIAVAIADPANAAQLTRTAVDIARERDGEVLVLRVLVTERQSPFALYNDDVIIREFGGEEQEILDRVVETARGAVPVSGQLLVSFDVARALTNAVVEFDCDALLVGWQARERPSEIVLGSNIDRLVARTPSDVLVEKIGPADGVDSILVPVAEGPHAELAADVARAIAVANDAEINLLRVGAEDTTAERLLAGIAARVAPADVDREVRTGSVTDTVVEEASNHDITILGSTRQGMLRRQLVGSVPQAVGRRADTTVIITRREVGIRPRLTRLVRETL, encoded by the coding sequence ATGGGGGGAACGAGTGAGTATCGCATCGCCGTCGCCATCGCCGACCCCGCGAACGCCGCGCAGTTGACTCGAACCGCCGTCGATATCGCACGTGAACGGGACGGTGAGGTGCTCGTCCTGCGGGTACTCGTGACCGAGCGCCAATCGCCGTTCGCGCTCTACAACGACGACGTCATCATCCGCGAGTTCGGCGGGGAGGAACAGGAAATTCTCGACCGCGTGGTCGAAACTGCACGGGGTGCGGTCCCGGTCAGCGGGCAGTTGCTCGTCTCCTTCGATGTCGCTCGCGCACTCACGAACGCCGTCGTGGAATTCGACTGCGACGCGCTCCTCGTCGGTTGGCAGGCGCGCGAACGGCCGAGCGAAATCGTCCTCGGGAGCAACATCGACCGACTCGTCGCCAGAACCCCGTCCGACGTTCTCGTGGAGAAAATCGGCCCTGCGGACGGCGTGGATTCGATTCTCGTCCCCGTCGCCGAAGGCCCACATGCCGAACTCGCGGCGGACGTCGCCCGTGCCATCGCGGTGGCGAACGATGCGGAAATCAATCTCCTCCGCGTCGGAGCGGAGGACACGACGGCCGAGCGATTGCTCGCCGGTATCGCGGCCCGCGTGGCTCCCGCGGACGTGGACCGGGAGGTTCGAACCGGATCAGTCACCGACACCGTGGTCGAAGAAGCGTCGAATCACGATATCACGATTCTCGGCTCGACGCGACAAGGGATGCTCCGACGGCAACTCGTCGGATCGGTTCCGCAAGCCGTCGGCCGACGCGCGGATACGACCGTCATCATCACTCGCCGGGAAGTCGGCATTCGGCCACGACTCACGCGATTGGTTCGTGAAACTCTCTAA
- a CDS encoding ATPase involved in flagella biogenesis yields MDYQLDIENTPDSIPGGTGVLLLHPSTGETDRIDTDFLKTDTDRFLVISTRTTAREVKQKLDHYDVDESKADILDTLSIERGYSRRSTNDVHYVSAPDDLEGILSVTETFLTETDGKRRISFDSITEMAYYADEQRVYETVEKVLGLLEENDAVGLFHLSKGVHDEVQIERFLGLFDAVVDLDRDGNVDTDFSKVN; encoded by the coding sequence ATGGATTACCAACTCGACATCGAGAACACGCCCGATTCGATACCCGGCGGAACAGGCGTCCTTCTGCTACACCCGAGTACCGGCGAAACCGACCGAATCGACACCGATTTTCTGAAAACTGACACCGACCGCTTCCTCGTCATCTCGACACGGACCACGGCCCGCGAGGTAAAACAGAAACTCGACCACTACGACGTGGACGAGAGCAAAGCGGACATCCTCGACACCCTGAGCATCGAGCGGGGCTACTCCCGCCGAAGCACGAACGACGTCCATTACGTGTCGGCCCCCGACGACCTCGAAGGCATCCTCTCGGTCACGGAAACGTTCCTGACCGAAACCGACGGCAAACGCCGTATCAGCTTCGACTCCATCACCGAAATGGCCTACTACGCCGACGAACAGCGGGTGTACGAGACGGTCGAGAAAGTCCTCGGACTGCTCGAAGAGAACGATGCTGTCGGCCTGTTCCACCTCTCGAAAGGCGTCCACGACGAAGTGCAAATCGAGCGCTTCCTCGGCCTGTTCGACGCCGTCGTCGATTTGGACCGGGATGGAAACGTCGACACCGATTTCTCGAAAGTGAACTGA
- a CDS encoding class I SAM-dependent methyltransferase — MSVREEFDDWAADGRDKGMEDRHWHTAKYALARMPVEEGDTVLDLGCGSGYAGRALRETKGAGRVYGLDGSPEMARNAYGYTDDSAVSYLVGDFDHLPFADDSVDHVFTMEAFYYANNPHEMLREVRRILRPGGTVFCAVNYYEENVHSHGWQDSIAVEMTRWSAAEYRDAFRDAGLYVAEQDNIPDREIDIPEESEFPTDSWETREAMVERYREFGTLLTVGVAP; from the coding sequence ATGAGTGTCCGCGAGGAGTTCGACGATTGGGCGGCGGACGGCCGCGACAAAGGGATGGAAGACCGCCACTGGCACACGGCGAAATACGCGCTCGCTCGCATGCCGGTCGAGGAAGGAGACACGGTACTCGATTTGGGCTGTGGGAGTGGCTACGCCGGGCGCGCACTCCGCGAGACGAAAGGCGCGGGACGGGTGTACGGCCTCGACGGGTCGCCGGAGATGGCGCGGAACGCGTACGGGTACACGGACGATTCCGCCGTGTCGTACCTCGTCGGCGACTTCGACCACCTGCCGTTCGCGGACGACAGCGTGGACCACGTTTTCACCATGGAAGCGTTCTACTACGCGAATAATCCCCACGAGATGCTTCGGGAAGTTCGGCGGATTCTGCGCCCCGGTGGGACCGTCTTCTGTGCGGTGAACTACTACGAGGAGAACGTCCACTCCCACGGGTGGCAGGACTCGATTGCCGTCGAGATGACGCGCTGGAGCGCCGCGGAGTATCGAGACGCGTTCCGCGACGCGGGACTGTACGTCGCCGAGCAGGACAACATCCCGGACCGGGAAATCGACATTCCCGAGGAATCCGAGTTCCCGACCGACAGCTGGGAGACGCGCGAGGCGATGGTCGAACGCTACCGCGAGTTTGGTACCCTGTTGACGGTCGGCGTCGCGCCCTGA
- the mdh gene encoding malate dehydrogenase — protein sequence MVKVSVVGAAGTVGAAAGYNIALRDVADELVFVDIPDMEDKTIGQAADVNHGAAYDSNTTVRQGTYEDTAGSDVVVITAGIPRQPGQTRIDLAGDNAPIMEDIGSSIAEHNDDDFVTITTSNPVDLLNRHLYETGDRAREKVIGFGGRLDSARFRYVLSQRFDAPVQNVEATIMGEHGDAQVPVFSKVRIDGADPEFTDDEKEEILGELKESAMNVIEKKGATQWGPATGVGHMVEAVIRDTGEVLPGSVKLEGEYGHEGVALGVPVKLGTNGVEEVVEWDLTEFEREQLGEAADKLAEQYEKIE from the coding sequence ATGGTGAAAGTAAGCGTAGTCGGTGCGGCAGGCACTGTTGGAGCCGCCGCAGGCTACAACATCGCACTGCGTGACGTCGCGGACGAACTGGTTTTCGTGGACATTCCGGACATGGAAGACAAGACGATTGGACAGGCCGCCGACGTGAACCACGGGGCCGCCTACGACTCGAACACGACCGTTCGACAGGGCACCTACGAGGACACCGCCGGGTCGGACGTCGTCGTCATCACGGCCGGGATTCCGCGCCAGCCGGGACAGACGCGTATCGACCTCGCGGGTGACAACGCACCCATCATGGAGGACATCGGGTCCTCCATCGCCGAGCACAACGACGACGATTTCGTCACCATCACCACCTCGAACCCGGTGGACCTGCTCAACCGTCACCTCTACGAGACGGGCGACCGAGCACGGGAGAAAGTTATCGGCTTCGGCGGCCGCCTCGACAGCGCCCGGTTCCGCTACGTGCTGAGCCAGCGCTTCGATGCGCCCGTCCAGAACGTCGAAGCGACCATCATGGGCGAGCACGGCGACGCACAGGTGCCGGTCTTCTCGAAGGTCCGCATCGACGGTGCCGACCCCGAGTTCACGGACGACGAGAAAGAGGAGATTCTCGGCGAGCTCAAAGAGAGCGCGATGAACGTCATCGAGAAGAAGGGCGCGACCCAGTGGGGTCCGGCGACGGGCGTCGGCCACATGGTCGAAGCCGTCATCCGTGACACCGGCGAAGTGCTCCCCGGTTCCGTCAAACTCGAAGGCGAGTACGGTCACGAGGGCGTCGCACTCGGCGTCCCCGTCAAACTCGGTACGAACGGTGTCGAGGAAGTCGTCGAGTGGGACCTCACCGAGTTCGAGCGCGAACAACTCGGCGAGGCCGCCGACAAACTCGCGGAGCAGTACGAGAAGATCGAGTAA